The following coding sequences lie in one Takifugu flavidus isolate HTHZ2018 chromosome 4, ASM371156v2, whole genome shotgun sequence genomic window:
- the nelfcd gene encoding negative elongation factor C/D isoform X2, with protein sequence MEPTIFNTLKTYFKAGGSPELVIQLLSDNYSAVAQTVNLLAEWLIQMGVEPAQVQERVENHLKSLLIKHFDPQKADSIFTVEGETPAWLEQMIAHTTWRDLFYKLAEAHPDCLMLNFTVKLISDAGYQGEITSVSTACQQLEVFSRVLRTSLATLLDGGEENLEKNLPEFAKMVCHGEHTYLFAQSMMSILAQEEQGGSAVRRIGQEVQKSAHERGHDASQITLALGTAAAYPRACQALGAMLSKGALNPADITVLFKMFSSMDPPPVELIRVPAFLDLFMQSLFKPGSKINQDHKHKYIHILAYAASVVETWKKNKRVNINKDELKSTSKAIETVHNLCCNENKGATELVAELGTLYQCIRFPVVAMGVLKWVDWTVSEPRYFQLQTDHTPIHLALLDEICTCHQLLHPQVLHLLIKLFETEHSQLDVMEQMELKKTLLDRMVHLLSRGYVLPVVGYIRKCLEKLNTDISLIRYFVTEVLDVIAPPYTSDFVQLFLPILENDSIAGTIRTEGEHDPVAEFIAHCKSNFIMMN encoded by the exons ATGGAGCCGACCATCTTCAACACCCTTAAAAC CTATTTTAAAGCAGGTGGTTCTCCAGAACTCGTCATCCAGCTGCTTTCTGACAACTACTCCGCTGTGGCTCAGACCGTTAATCTGCTGGCAGAGTGGCTCATTCAGATGG GTGTTGAGCCGGCTCAGGTCCAAGAACGAGTGGAAAATCACCTCAAGAGTCTCCTGATAAAACACTTTGACCCCCAGAAAGCTGATTCCATCTTCACTGTTGAAGGAGAG ACACCTGCTTGGTTGGAGCAGATGATCGCACACACCACGTGGAGAGATCTTTTCTATAAACTAGCAGAGGCTCATCCGGACTGTTTGATGCTCAATTTCACTGTGAAG ctcaTTTCTGATGCAGGTTATCAGGGTGAGATCACCAGCGTGTCCACAGCGTGTCAGCAGCTTGAGGTTTTCTCACGGGTGTTGAGGACATCTTTGGCCACACTgctggatggaggagaagagaacctggagaagaatCTGCCAGAGTTTGCA AAGATGGTGTGTCACGGTGAGCACACCTACCTGTTTGCCCAGTCGATGATGTCCATTCTCGCtcaggaggaacagggaggTTCAGCTGTTCGAAGGATCGGCCAGGAGGTTCAGAAGTCCGCGCACGAGAG AGGTCACGATGCCAGTCAGATAACCCTCGCGCTCGGCACCGCCGCAGCTTACCCTCGGGCCTGCCAGGCGCTGGGGGCCATGTTATCCAAAGGAGCCCTGAATCCTGCCGACATCACAGTCTTATTCAAGATGTTCAGCAGCATGGATCCACCTCCTGTGGAGCTG ATCAGGGTTCCTGCCTTCCTGGATCTGTTCATGCAGTCGCTGTTTAAACCGGGGTCAAAGATCAACCAagaccacaaacacaaatacatccACATCCTGGCGTACGCAGCCAGTGTGGTTGAAACGTGGAAGAAG AACAAACGCGTCAACATCAATAAAGATGAGCTGAAGTCCACCTCAAAGGCCATAGAGACCGTGCACAACCTGTGCTGCAACGAGAACAAAGGAGCCACAGAACTGGTGGCTGAACTCGGAACTTTGTATCAGTGCATCCG GTTTCCAGTGGTTGCTATGGGGGTTTTAAAATGGGTGGACTGGACGGTGTCCGAGCCGCGGTACTTCCAGCTACAGACCGACCACACTCCCATCCATCTAGCCTTACTGGATGAG ATCTGCACgtgccaccagctgctgcacccGCAGgttctccatctcctcatcaAGCTCTTCGAGACAGAGCACAGCCAGCTGGACGTCATGGAGCAG ATGGAGCTGAAGAAGACTCTGCTGGACCGCATGGTTCACCTTCTGAGCCGTGGATACGTGTTGCCTGTTGTCGGCTACATCCGCAAATGTCTGGAGAAGCTCAACACGGATATCTCCCTCATCCGATACTTTGTCACAGAG GTGCTGGATGTGATCGCTCCTCCCTACACCTCAGACTTTGTTCAGCTCTTCTTGCCCATCCTGGAGAACGACAGCATCGCAGGAACGATCCGCACAGAGGGCGAACACGACCCGGTGGCAGAGTTCATCG CTCATTGCAAATCCAACTTCATCATGATGAACTGA
- the nelfcd gene encoding negative elongation factor C/D isoform X1 translates to MDEEYYSGAGELARQEESVEADDGTTQEDCLTRFSSRDYIMEPTIFNTLKTYFKAGGSPELVIQLLSDNYSAVAQTVNLLAEWLIQMGVEPAQVQERVENHLKSLLIKHFDPQKADSIFTVEGETPAWLEQMIAHTTWRDLFYKLAEAHPDCLMLNFTVKLISDAGYQGEITSVSTACQQLEVFSRVLRTSLATLLDGGEENLEKNLPEFAKMVCHGEHTYLFAQSMMSILAQEEQGGSAVRRIGQEVQKSAHERGHDASQITLALGTAAAYPRACQALGAMLSKGALNPADITVLFKMFSSMDPPPVELIRVPAFLDLFMQSLFKPGSKINQDHKHKYIHILAYAASVVETWKKNKRVNINKDELKSTSKAIETVHNLCCNENKGATELVAELGTLYQCIRFPVVAMGVLKWVDWTVSEPRYFQLQTDHTPIHLALLDEICTCHQLLHPQVLHLLIKLFETEHSQLDVMEQMELKKTLLDRMVHLLSRGYVLPVVGYIRKCLEKLNTDISLIRYFVTEVLDVIAPPYTSDFVQLFLPILENDSIAGTIRTEGEHDPVAEFIAHCKSNFIMMN, encoded by the exons ATGGACGAAGAATACTACAGCGGTGCCGGAGAATTAGCCCGCCAg GAGGAGAGCGTAGAAGCAGATGATGGAACGACCCAGGAGGATTGTCTGACCAGGTTCTCCAGCAGAGATTACATTATGGAGCCGACCATCTTCAACACCCTTAAAAC CTATTTTAAAGCAGGTGGTTCTCCAGAACTCGTCATCCAGCTGCTTTCTGACAACTACTCCGCTGTGGCTCAGACCGTTAATCTGCTGGCAGAGTGGCTCATTCAGATGG GTGTTGAGCCGGCTCAGGTCCAAGAACGAGTGGAAAATCACCTCAAGAGTCTCCTGATAAAACACTTTGACCCCCAGAAAGCTGATTCCATCTTCACTGTTGAAGGAGAG ACACCTGCTTGGTTGGAGCAGATGATCGCACACACCACGTGGAGAGATCTTTTCTATAAACTAGCAGAGGCTCATCCGGACTGTTTGATGCTCAATTTCACTGTGAAG ctcaTTTCTGATGCAGGTTATCAGGGTGAGATCACCAGCGTGTCCACAGCGTGTCAGCAGCTTGAGGTTTTCTCACGGGTGTTGAGGACATCTTTGGCCACACTgctggatggaggagaagagaacctggagaagaatCTGCCAGAGTTTGCA AAGATGGTGTGTCACGGTGAGCACACCTACCTGTTTGCCCAGTCGATGATGTCCATTCTCGCtcaggaggaacagggaggTTCAGCTGTTCGAAGGATCGGCCAGGAGGTTCAGAAGTCCGCGCACGAGAG AGGTCACGATGCCAGTCAGATAACCCTCGCGCTCGGCACCGCCGCAGCTTACCCTCGGGCCTGCCAGGCGCTGGGGGCCATGTTATCCAAAGGAGCCCTGAATCCTGCCGACATCACAGTCTTATTCAAGATGTTCAGCAGCATGGATCCACCTCCTGTGGAGCTG ATCAGGGTTCCTGCCTTCCTGGATCTGTTCATGCAGTCGCTGTTTAAACCGGGGTCAAAGATCAACCAagaccacaaacacaaatacatccACATCCTGGCGTACGCAGCCAGTGTGGTTGAAACGTGGAAGAAG AACAAACGCGTCAACATCAATAAAGATGAGCTGAAGTCCACCTCAAAGGCCATAGAGACCGTGCACAACCTGTGCTGCAACGAGAACAAAGGAGCCACAGAACTGGTGGCTGAACTCGGAACTTTGTATCAGTGCATCCG GTTTCCAGTGGTTGCTATGGGGGTTTTAAAATGGGTGGACTGGACGGTGTCCGAGCCGCGGTACTTCCAGCTACAGACCGACCACACTCCCATCCATCTAGCCTTACTGGATGAG ATCTGCACgtgccaccagctgctgcacccGCAGgttctccatctcctcatcaAGCTCTTCGAGACAGAGCACAGCCAGCTGGACGTCATGGAGCAG ATGGAGCTGAAGAAGACTCTGCTGGACCGCATGGTTCACCTTCTGAGCCGTGGATACGTGTTGCCTGTTGTCGGCTACATCCGCAAATGTCTGGAGAAGCTCAACACGGATATCTCCCTCATCCGATACTTTGTCACAGAG GTGCTGGATGTGATCGCTCCTCCCTACACCTCAGACTTTGTTCAGCTCTTCTTGCCCATCCTGGAGAACGACAGCATCGCAGGAACGATCCGCACAGAGGGCGAACACGACCCGGTGGCAGAGTTCATCG CTCATTGCAAATCCAACTTCATCATGATGAACTGA